From Besnoitia besnoiti strain Bb-Ger1 chromosome X, whole genome shotgun sequence, one genomic window encodes:
- a CDS encoding CBS domain-containing protein (encoded by transcript BESB_016490), with translation MGDELASALPPAGSITLAVCCALGSAMFSGLTLGLLTLDIVQLKLLINRPNKTPQDERNARHARKILPLRSDGNYLLVTLLTGNVAVNAGFSILLGDLTDGLVGFLVSTVVITIFGEIIPQAACARHGLLVGGLLAPVVYALEWLLFPVVKPIAMILNWVLGEDLGTIYDKKQLSALVDYHDNVVHVLTRDEARILKGGLEFAFTRAEEVMTPLEEVYGIDVDSRLNYDVLADVLSSGFSRIPVFDRGNSQCIVGLLFVKDLILVDYHAEVEVRTLLQFFGRGLYAVDDDTPLLELLKTFKQGETHLAVVRRVADDGEGDPFYMHVGIITLEDVLEEILQDEINDEFERDKSRSHRRRHPRLAPAGDAGMAYFSQTGSLAPRLSVSSNVWPSKGEEDAFLRSLAAEESGRAKASEKSKPRQRECQRKLWSRGGRRRGSTGSSHAPLNSAECRGAIDGESDAESQPSGGGGVEERQARKGRDAPSSFFSRLCCPKKPAAEWRKGAGATRARKASANEARSNGGAADCQRLLREMRSRGVSSEGGGEGLEMMPLAPVAPPPLETERRAEEDAEAEDATEQNEGICTRHLELFPSWGWRGDRSSYAAKLLMRGKLKMFYDSHHRTRTAEPFTATEGRAIASFLSSSTPAFSPQIVQESLLVSLLSFFCCIQPPPGSLLWRSPLHPEILPHRKAGERTGAAAFQPFAVVILYGRVRLYVGEEAIPCTTGPWSCLALKALGSPPPFLLGQASSERSGETGAVSRSPSPVPQGTAPSASAGEAASAEPVWRSAASPCANFYHFAESAAHAAAFPDFLSSSGSSRASSASAPAESAGRELAGTPPQDGVSPRRALPAAASAACASSWASSSSAASHPSRQRLWPSARGSPVALPLSSLPSSSSPLSAFPLGLRESRVHQPAVDAASPLSTFSLCGAEAVAQLAEDSSLFASRLGAAEEDGAGPVGGREEDREASRCTPPADADRTERRRALRRSGAAPHTGGSDADVSNAECRRACECALPGGRPPEARSAAGRWKGPWRCSRKRDSPRYAPLVPRRRLLSDASAAADAPAARTASRAARGSLVGRHSQAVGSTRVEDIDSDGAPRSSRWRRSQSAGELPGSRAVSQESLLARLRADLSEAGEDGEEDARCASHSFDAALRPRWASSQAGGAGAGLGARLRDGWAQATASNSNASLQSVEADVEGCRAACVLEDPQRRVHLEEVCVCGVSLPWSPAAGARGEGAAYEAERAEDATKNSADFAAASRRRDESLEEDGKPATCLPRLPFQTHAARSKPRKNARERSPERNYLFHWGDLGAGSSGAAQETRQGKEGESEDARHTCVDPKSRPQQTLEEQMRMQNLRLRHAARRLQEELGCDGAQERVKGQAEGSSAQTGEEEAYAQSANLDAELHQDLLNGNTGLRAMLSTEEGEKAGKKQTKDKDLDGAGTREALWREIDAWVQSEQKMEAERSDDGHVAKPRSVGVYTPDYTAITEGSCGLLVIPRWFYVLTVKASLDLERKRQARST, from the exons ATGGGCGACGAGCTCGCGTCGGCGTTGCCACCGGCCGGCTCCATCACGCTGGCGGTGTGCTGCGCGCTTGGGAGTGCGATGTTTTCGGGCCTGACGCTGGGGCTTCTCACGCTGGACATTGTGCAGTTGAAGCTGCTGATTAATCGGCCGAAcaagacgccgcaggacgAGCGGAACGCGAGGCACGCACGGAAAATCCTCCCACTCCGGTCCGATGGAAACTACCTCCTCGTCACCCTTCTCACGGGGAACGTCGCCGTCAACGCAGGCTTCTCCATTCTCCTCGGGGACCTCACAGATGG gCTCGTCGGCTTTCTGGTGTCGACTGTGGTCATTACGATCTTTGGAGAAATCATTCCACAGGCCGCCTGCGCTAGAcacggcctcctcgtcggtgGACTCCTCGCGCCGGTCGTCTACGCGCTTGAGTGGCTTCTGTTCCCCGTCGTCAAGCCGATCGCCATGATCCTTAACTGGGTCCTGG GAGAGGACCTCGGGACGATTTACGACAAGAAGCAGCTGAGTGCATTGGTGGACTACCACGACAACGTGGTTCACGTGCtcacgcgcgacgaggcgcgtaTACTCAAAGGAGGGCTCGAGTTTGCCTTCACGAGGGCTGAGGAGGTGATGACGCCGCTAGAGGAAGTCTACGG CATCGACGTGGACAGCAGGCTGAATTACGATGTGCTCGCGGACGTTCTGTCGAGCGGCTTCAGCCGCATTCCGGTTTTTGATCGCGGCAACTCGCAGTGCATCGTCGGGCTCTTATTCGTGAAGGACCTGATTCTCGTCGATTACCACGCAGAAG TCGAAGTGCGGACGCTCCTTCAGTTCTTCGGCCGCGGGCTCTATGCCGTCGACGACGACACACCGTTGCTCGAATTGCTTAAGACCTTCAAACAGG GCGAGACGCATCTGGCGGTGGTGCGGCGGGtggcggacgacggcgagggcgacccgTTTTACATGCACGTGGGCATCATTACGCTGGAGGACGTCCTCGAGGAGATTCTGCAGGACGAGATCAACGACGAGTTCGAGCGAGACAAGTCGCGCAGTCACCGGCGCCGGCatccgcgtctcgcgcctgcgggcgacgccggcatGGCCTACTTCTCGCAGACcggctcgctggcgccgcgtctctcggtCTCCTCGAACGTCTGGCCTTCCAAGGGTGAGGAGGACGCGTTCTTGCGGAGCCtagcggcggaggagagcggccgcgccaaGGCGAGCGAAAAAAGCAAGCCGCGACAACGCGAGTGTCAGCGCAAGCTCTGGtcgcggggcgggcggcgccgcggcagcaccggcagcagccacgcgccgctCAACTCCGCAGAGTGCCGAGGCGCAatcgacggcgagagcgacgcggaaagccagccgagcggcggaggaggggtCGAGGAGCGGCAGGCTCGAAAgggccgcgacgcgccttcgtcgttcTTCAGCAGGCTGTGCTGCCCCAAGAAGCCCGCCGccgaatggcggaagggtgcgggagcgacgcgggcgcggaaggcctcggccaacgaggcgcgcagcaacggcggcgccgcggactgccagcggctcctgcgggagatgcgcagcagaggcgtctcgagcgagggcggcggcgaagggctCGAAATGATGCCGCTGGCCccggtcgcgccgccccccctcgAGACCGagcggagagcggaggaagatGCGGAGGCTGAGGACGCCACGGAGCAGAACGAGGGAATCTGCACGCGACACCTCGAGCTCTTCCCCTCCTGGGgctggcgcggcgaccgctcGAGCTACGCGGCGAAACTCCTCATGCGAGGCAAGCTGAAGATGTTCTACGACTCGCACCACCG GACCCGGACGGCGGAGCCTTTCACGGCGACTGAGGGGCGCGCTATcgcgtctttcctctcttcgtcgaCGCCCGCATTTTCGCCGCAGATCGTTCAGGAGTCGCTGCTCGTTTCACTactctccttcttctgctgcaTCCAACCGCCGCCGGGTTCGCTCctctggcgctcgccgctccaTCCTGAAATCCTTCCACACCGAAAGGCCGGCGAGCGaaccggcgctgcggccttccAGCCCTTCGCCGTTGTTATCCTCTAT GGACGCGTTCGGCTGTACGTGGGCGAAGAAGCGATTCCGTGCACCACTGGGCCCTGGTCATGCCTGGCGCTCAAG GCGCTTGGAAGTCCTCCTCCGTTCCTTCTCGGTCAGGCGTCATCGGAGAGGTCGGGCGAGACAGGGGCTGTTTCCCGCAGCCCGTCACCCGTGCCGCAAGGcaccgcgccctcggcgagTGCGGGAGAGGCCGCTTCAGCGGAGCCAGTCTGGCGCTCGGCGGCTTCGCCCTGCGCCAATTTTTACCATTTTGCCGAGtccgcggcgcatgcggcggccttccccgacttcctctcttcgtctggctcttcgcgcgcgtcgtctgcatcggcgcccgcggagtctgcaggccgcgagctcgccggcactccgccgcaggacggtgtgtctccgcgccgcgccctacctgcggctgcctcggcggcctgcgcctcttcgtgggcctcctcctcgtctgcagcaaGCCATCCCTCTCGCCAGCGTCTGTGGCCGTCGGCGCGTGGCTCGCCGGTcgcccttcctctctcgtcccttccttcttcctcttcgccgctgtctgcgttCCCCCTCGGGCTGCGCGAGAGTCGCGTGCACCAGCccgccgtcgacgccgcgtctcctctctcgacaTTTTCGCTCTGCGGAGCCGAGGCGGTCGCACAGCTCGCCGAAGACTCGTCTTTGTTTGCTTCTCGTCTTggtgcggcggaggaggacggcgcgggACCTGTCGGcggacgagaagaagaccgcgaggcctcgcgctgcacgccgccggcagacgcggacCGTACagaacggcgccgcgcgcttcgacgcagcggcgccgccccccatACAGGAGGCTCTGATGCGGACGTCTCGAACGCGGAGTGTCGTCGTGCCTGCGAGTGCGCGCTGCCTGGCGGGCGCCCGCCAGAGGCGCGGTCGGCAGCCGGCAGGTGGAAGGGCCCTTGGCGCTGCAGTCGCAAGCGCGACAGCCCGCGGTACGCCCCGCtggtgccgcggcgccggctgctcagcgacgcctctgcggccgcggacgcgcccgccgcgcgcacagcgtctcgcgcagcCCGAGGCTCCCTCGTCGGCAGGCACTCGCAGGCAGTCGGCTCGACGCGTGTGGAGGACAtcgacagcgacggcgcgcctcgctcctcgcggTGGCGCCGTTCCCAGAGTGCAGGCGAACTgcccggcagccgcgcggtcTCGCAGGagtcgcttctcgctcggcTTCGCGCGGATCTGAGTGAGGCAggggaggacggcgaggaggatgCGCGTTGTGCGTCTCACTCCTTtgacgccgcgctgcggccgcgctgggcgtcttcgcaggcaggaggcgcgggcgcaggcctcggcgcccgtTTGAGGGACGGCTGGGCGCAGGCCACTGCGTCGAATTCGaacgcgtctctgcagagcgTCGAGGCAGACGTGGAGGGgtgccgcgcggcgtgcgttTTGGAGGACCCTCAGCGGCGAGTGCATCTCGAGGAAgtctgcgtgtgcggcgtctctctgccgtggtcgccggccgctggggcgagaggcgagggcgcggcctACGAGGCAGAGCGCGCTGAGGACGCGACGAAAAACAGCGCTGACTTTGCAGCTGCATCTCGGCGGAGAGACGAATCACTGGAGGAGGATGGGAAGCCTGCCACGTGCCTCCCGCGACTTCCTTTCCAGACACACGCGGCGCGAAGCAAgccgagaaaaaacgcgcgcgagaggtcCCCTGAGCGGAATTACCTGTTCCACTGGGGCGACCTTGGCGCAGGctcctcgggcgcggcgcaggagactcGGCAGGggaaagagggagagagcgaggacgcgcgtcACACCTGCGTCGACCCGAAGTCACGGCCCCAACAAACTCTGGAGGAACaaatgcgcatgcagaaccTCAGACTTcgccacgcggcgcggcggctgcaggaggaACTCGGGTGCGACGGAGCGCAGGAACGCGTCAAAGGCCAGGCAGAAGGCTCTTCGGCGCAGactggagaggaggaggcataCGCACAGAGTGCGAACCTCGATGCGGAACTTCACCAAGATCTTCTGAACGGAAACACAGGGCTGCGCGCCATGCTGTCCacagaagagggagagaaggcagggaagaagcagacaaaGGACAAAGACCTCGACGGAGCTGGAACGCGCGAGGCCCTGTGGCGAGAAATCGATGCCTGGGTGCAGTCGGAGCAGAAAATGGAAGCggagcgcagcgacgacggccaCGTCGCCAAGCCGCGATCAGTTGGTGTATATACACCTGACTACACTGCCATTACAG agggTTCTTGCGGACTCCTTGTCATTCCGCGCTGGTTTTACGTCCTCACGGTCAAGGCGTCTCTAGATCTCGAGCGGAAGCGCCAAGCCAGAAGCACGTAG
- a CDS encoding hypothetical protein (encoded by transcript BESB_016500), translating to MAGEAPVAGREGRSERPGRVVESSVQQNTDGQGALENPENTTGVPVSADRAETTHHPVGRKNRKPVFSAPKESTTTSGKERRGEPHSSPVSGEVSAALPETLQKRLDSAQENGSDVEKATVKDLNRLVSRALEQQVSLDKEWTRYESVEVERLRLLDNRGDSRLLVDTHRHNLREARAEFYTHWNHLDQAAYLLQLQLSNMDIGRLHARTTIGALTPAQQGNGASESVSTGFVGERNAGDDRKAAVEGRTLGVRIDGEMQGDAAVTGGKAWMTFVHPTELLVFASRVQQLLTEQAHLTEFLQSLTVLQNHRLVQLQKMASDQPPRQGKKEPGSLRPSHIKKSRPQRVPRRTSARGQFAPADTLDTEPWHANTDVATLGGSIVFSAAKLGTDPHVHSFPLQRPAVEAAPAHSLHDGAAKEPTTSQPQSRQPKKGKRAVVGGFEVHDDPQETVTSALLRFLSNTLTPADVNGLVPGAAGRRTQGVGGLAEATGRGRMEWITDSTVFADRTLNEVLEDEMRERAFRPAPEHRGENWGSTRLGHKHGSPEEIASSAVLVAVQFADHAAALSVYYDRVEHEGEAKAKMKPEVGVPQEIVFQYAFDNVPLEHKRYLWKEYLQIQLDDRGYEIILPEEPPQEHGDAAETKGPSDFDAGRAHRFDEPPSDEVNFSREDSKTHESLSLSEADETTPPGENVTEDVDAHPRLMLNELLQRLMDEDRENGTRQENSHGIRALKMELPGLSAEELGNLAGIGGEEGSLFPYVKDELDSKSKLADFLIAHAGLGGGDRSLFREQSWKSEDSLHYDDSELDTLRDENGDDDAVFDWLWDLDFIVI from the coding sequence ATGGCCGGAGAGGCCCCAGTAGCAGGACGAGAGGGAAGGAGTGAACGCCCAGGCCGTGTGGTTGAGTCTTCCGTGCAGCAGAATACGGACGGCCAAGGAGCTCTGGAGAATCCCGAAAACACAACAGGAGTTCCCGTATCTGCGgaccgcgcagagacgacacATCACCCTGTCGGCCGAAAGAATCGAAAACCAGTGTTTTCAGCCCCCAAGGAATCCACGACTACGAGTggaaaagagagacgaggcgagccCCACAGTTCGCCGGTGTCCGGTGAAGTGTCTGCAGCCCTGCCGGAGACTCTACAGAAGCGGCTTGACTCAGCTCAGGAGAACGGCAGTGACGTCGAAAAGGCAACAGTGAAGGATCTCAATCGGCTCGTGTCTCGAGCCCTGGAACAGCAAGTATCACTGGACAAAGAGTGGACGCGGTACGAGTCGGTTGAGGTAGAGCGTTTGAGGCTGCTTGATAacagaggcgacagcagaTTGCTCGTAGACACTCACCGCCACAACCTTCGGGAGGCACGAGCGGAATTCTACACGCATTGGAATCATCTCGACCAAGCTGCATATTTACTCCAGCTACAGCTGTCAAATATGGATATTGGCCGTTTGCATGCTCGCACCACCATCGGTGCGCTGACGCCCGCCCAGCAGGGCAAtggcgccagcgagagcgtTTCTACAGGCTTTGTTGGAGAGCGTAATGCGGGGGATGACAGGAAAGCAGCAGTGGAAGGAAGAACTCTAGGCGTGCGGATAGATGGCGAGATGCAGGGTGACGCGGCGGTTACTGGTGGGAAAGCCTGGATGACTTTCGTACACCCGACGGAGCTATTAGTCTTTGCAAGCCGCGTTCAGCAACTCCTCACAGAGCAAGCGCACCTCACAGAGTTTCTCCAGTCACTTACCGTACTTCAGAACCACCGGCTAGTGCAGCTGCAAAAGATGGCGTCCGACCAGCCACCCAGGCAGGGAAAAAAAGAACCTGGTTCACTCCGACCGTCCCACATCAAAAAGTCCCGTCCGCAACGAGTGCCGCGACGAacttccgcgcgcggccagTTTGCTCCGGCAGACACACTCGACACAGAACCATGGCACGCCAACACCGATGTCGCAACATTGGGTGGCAGTATCGTCTTCAGTGCAGCGAAACTGGGGACAGACCCGCACGTGCATAGTTTTCCGCTTCAGAGGCCGGCCGTagaagccgcgccagcgcacaGCCTGCACGACGGGGCTGCAAAGGAGCCGACGACCTCGCAGCCTCAAAGCAGGCAGCCTAAAAAGGGCAAGAGGGCTGTGGTGGGTGGATTTGAGGTGCATGACGACCCCCAGGAAACAGTAACGTCGGCGCTgcttcgtttcctctccaACACGTTGACGCCAGCTGACGTTAATGGCCTAGTGCCCGGGGCAGCTGGACGCCGCACACAGGGCGTTGGAGGTCTTGCTGAGGCGACAGGTCGCGGTAGAATGGAGTGGATCACGGACTCCACAGTATTTGCAGATCGTACACTGAATGAAGTGCTGGAAGACGAAATGCGGGAAAGGGCGTTTCGGCCAGCGCCGGAACACCGGGGCGAAAATTGGGGGAGCACTCGACTAGGACACAAACACGGAAGCCCCGAGGAAATCGCCAGCTCCGCTGTTTTAGTTGCCGTCCAGTTCGCAGACCACGCGGCGGCTCTTTCCGTGTACTACGATCGGGTGGAACACGAGGGGGAAGCGAAAGCAAAAATGAAGCCAGAGGTCGGCGTACCGCAGGAAATTGTGTTCCAGTACGCATTCGACAACGTGCCCCTTGAGCACAAACGATATTTGTGGAAAGAGTACCTTCAAATTCAGCTGGACGACCGTGGCTACGAGATCATTCTGCCAGAGGAACCTCCACAAGAACACGGGGAtgccgcagagacgaaagGACCCTCTGATTTTGATGCGGGTCGTGCGCACAGATTCGATGAACCTCCAAGCGACGAGGTAAACTTCAGTCGCGAGGATTCGAAGACTCATGAGTCGCTTTCACTGAGTGAAGCTGATGAGACAACTCCTCCCGGAGAGAATGTTACTGAAGACGTCGATGCGCACCCCAGACTCATGCTTAACGAACTCCTCCAGCGTCTAATGGATGAGGACCGGGAGAACGGCACCCGGCAGGAAAACTCGCACGGCATTCGCGCTCTGAAAATGGAGCTGCCTGGGTTGTCTGCAGAAGAACTAGGAAACCTAGCAGGTATTGGGGGCGAGGAAGGGAGTCTCTTTCCCTATGTGAAGGATGAACTCGATTCCAAGAGCAAGCTCGCGGATTTCCTTATCGCTCACGCAGGTCTCGGAGGGGGCGATCGCTCGCTGTTCCGCGAGCAATCGTGGAAATCCGAAGACAGTCTACACTACGATGACAGCGAGCTGGATACGCTACGCGATGAGAATGGTGATGACGACGCGGTTTTTGACTGGCTATGGGATCTCGATTTCATTGTTATCTAG